Within the Candidatus Zixiibacteriota bacterium genome, the region ACATAAGCCCTACGTCAGGCAATCGTAACTTCCTTACACAGATATACATCCTGAATGGCATTCAGCAGTTCCACACCCTCTTTCATCGGCCGCTGGAACGCCTTCCTGCCGGAAATCAAACCCATCCCGCCGGCCCGCTTGTTAATAACGGCCGTCTTGACAGCCTGCGCCAGATCTGTGTCACCGGCTGACGCGCCGCCGGAGTTAATCAGTCCTATCCGGCCCATATAACAATTAGCAACCTGATAGCGAGTGAGATCAATCGGGTTGTCGGAAGTCAAATCTGAATAAACCTTCTTGTGGGTTTTCCCGAACTTCAGAGCATTATAACCACCATTGTTCTCGGGCAGTTTCTGCTTGATAATATCGGCTTCGATTGTCACACCCAGATGATTCGCCTGACCGCTCAGGTCGGCCGAGACATGATAGTCCTTGTCTTTTTTGAATTCCGGATTTCTCAGATAGCACCACAGCACGGTGAACATCCCCAGCTCATGAGCATACGAGAAAGCCTCGGTGACTTCCTGAAGCTGCCGCGTACCCTCCTCGGAACCAAAATAGATCGTAGCTCCCACACCGGCCGCGCCCAAATTGAACGCGTCTTTTACCGATGAATACATCACCTGGTCAAACTTGTTGGGATAGGTGAGCATTTCACTGTGGTTCAACTTCAAAACCATAGGAATCTTGTGCGCGTATTTGCGTGAGATCGCTCCCAGCACGCCGAATGTGGAGGCGACACCGTTACATCCACCTTCCATGGCAAGCTCGACAATCTTGAGAGGATCGAAATAATCCGGGTTGGGGGCAAACGAAGCTCCGGCGGAATGCTCTATCCCCTGATCCACCGGCAGAATGGATACATAACCGGTTCCGGCCAACCGTCCATTGGTCAGCAGCCAATTAATTGACTGCATCACTTTCGGCGAGCGGTCAGACTGGCTGACAACCTCGTCCACGAAACGCGGCCCCGGCAGATACAACCTGGATTTCGAGATGGTCTTGCACTCGTGCGTCAAAAGGCTTTTGTCGCTGCCCAGTAACTGCTCAATTTTACTGATCATTTGAAAATCTCCCTGATTGGTTTGAACTGATTGTTATAGCCGATTTATAACCCTTTTGCGCTTGAAACGCAACCAGATTTATGGAGTGCTCCCTTCGAGGTTCAAACGACGTAAAAACCGCGTTAAGCAAAGAAAAACCCCGCCGCGACTTAGAGCCTTCGGCGGGGGTCTTTACTCCCAAACACGAAATCGGAGCAACCTCAAATCTGGAACAGATACTGCAGCTTCATGAAAAACTGTCTCGAAGTAAGGCAGGTTTTGGTGTCGCGGCCGTCAACACCCAACCCGTTATAAGTGCAGTAGTCATAGGTAGATCCGACATAGAAGACCGAAAAC harbors:
- a CDS encoding class I fructose-bisphosphate aldolase, translating into MISKIEQLLGSDKSLLTHECKTISKSRLYLPGPRFVDEVVSQSDRSPKVMQSINWLLTNGRLAGTGYVSILPVDQGIEHSAGASFAPNPDYFDPLKIVELAMEGGCNGVASTFGVLGAISRKYAHKIPMVLKLNHSEMLTYPNKFDQVMYSSVKDAFNLGAAGVGATIYFGSEEGTRQLQEVTEAFSYAHELGMFTVLWCYLRNPEFKKDKDYHVSADLSGQANHLGVTIEADIIKQKLPENNGGYNALKFGKTHKKVYSDLTSDNPIDLTRYQVANCYMGRIGLINSGGASAGDTDLAQAVKTAVINKRAGGMGLISGRKAFQRPMKEGVELLNAIQDVYLCKEVTIA